Proteins from a genomic interval of Sphingopyxis sp. QXT-31:
- a CDS encoding GntR family transcriptional regulator, whose product MSPGATMERVYLDLKARILSGAYPPGTRLEPAQLSKTLASSATPVRDALYRLSGERIIESWHQEGFRQPLLSEADLVDLYGWAGALLSMALKGRSPRPDLPGGLVELATHDSYPDTIESLFRAIGIGSSNGELRAAIVNIVERSMIIRALEARIDASAVDALAAMVEDYRFGRWSALRSKITRFHRRRAGFAGRVAAEIRKRSEPLR is encoded by the coding sequence ATGAGCCCCGGCGCGACAATGGAGCGGGTCTATCTGGACCTGAAGGCGCGCATCTTGTCGGGCGCCTATCCGCCGGGCACCCGTCTAGAGCCCGCGCAGCTTTCGAAAACGCTCGCCTCAAGCGCCACCCCGGTCCGCGACGCCCTCTATCGTCTGTCGGGCGAGCGGATCATCGAGAGCTGGCATCAGGAGGGGTTCCGCCAGCCCCTCCTCAGCGAAGCGGACCTTGTCGATCTTTACGGCTGGGCCGGCGCGCTCCTCTCGATGGCGCTCAAAGGTCGATCGCCGCGGCCGGATTTGCCCGGTGGCCTGGTCGAGCTTGCGACGCACGACTCATATCCGGACACGATCGAAAGCCTCTTCAGGGCCATCGGGATCGGCAGCTCGAATGGCGAACTACGCGCGGCGATCGTCAATATTGTCGAGCGAAGCATGATAATCCGCGCATTGGAGGCTCGCATCGATGCTTCCGCAGTGGATGCTCTGGCGGCGATGGTCGAGGATTATCGCTTCGGCCGCTGGAGCGCATTGCGCAGCAAAATCACGCGCTTCCATCGCCGGCGGGCAGGTTTTGCCGGGCGGGTCGCAGCCGAGATCCGTAAGCGGTCGGAGCCGCTCAGATAA
- a CDS encoding phytanoyl-CoA dioxygenase family protein, which yields MMINPAALDASAPRSAAGRELMDQGYTILRNAASPSLIGAVAEDLEPRYASTPFCEGGFYGERTKRFGRLLIRSPHMADLVMNSEILGLAELALGNWCDRIQLNLAQAIELHPGALAQFPHRDQDMWAGALGEVEFLINVMWPLTAFTLENGGTIIWPRSHGVEALVEEPKEAPIVAEAEPGDAIVFLGSTLHGAGANNSGAVRRGIIVSYCLGWLKPYENMWLAYPPEIARGFPPDLAALAGYAQHRPNLGNFEGQCPSILFGGYPDDPIAAVDALRPDQQSLLADYVAAQRPEQEGGRGGGALAA from the coding sequence ATGATGATCAATCCCGCCGCGCTCGACGCCTCTGCTCCCCGATCCGCCGCCGGTCGCGAGCTCATGGACCAAGGCTATACGATATTGAGAAACGCGGCTTCGCCGTCGCTGATCGGTGCCGTCGCCGAAGACCTCGAGCCCCGCTATGCCTCCACGCCTTTTTGCGAGGGCGGCTTCTACGGCGAGCGCACGAAGCGTTTTGGCCGGCTCCTGATCCGCTCGCCGCACATGGCCGACTTGGTGATGAACTCTGAGATCCTCGGCCTTGCCGAACTTGCGCTCGGGAACTGGTGCGACCGGATCCAGCTCAATCTAGCCCAGGCGATCGAGCTGCACCCCGGCGCGCTCGCGCAGTTTCCGCACAGGGACCAAGATATGTGGGCGGGCGCGCTTGGCGAGGTCGAGTTCCTCATCAACGTGATGTGGCCGCTTACCGCCTTTACGTTGGAGAATGGCGGAACGATCATCTGGCCGCGCAGCCACGGCGTCGAAGCGCTGGTCGAGGAGCCGAAGGAAGCGCCGATCGTTGCGGAAGCCGAACCCGGCGATGCGATCGTCTTCCTCGGATCGACGCTGCACGGGGCCGGTGCGAACAACAGCGGCGCCGTCCGGCGCGGTATCATCGTCAGCTACTGCCTTGGCTGGCTCAAACCCTATGAGAACATGTGGCTGGCCTATCCGCCCGAGATCGCGCGCGGCTTTCCGCCCGATCTGGCGGCGCTCGCAGGCTATGCGCAGCACCGGCCCAATCTCGGAAATTTCGAGGGACAATGCCCTTCGATCCTGTTTGGCGGCTACCCCGACGATCCCATCGCTGCGGTCGATGCGCTACGGCCCGACCAGCAATCGCTTCTTGCCGACTATGTCGCCGCGCAGCGGCCGGAACAGGAAGGCGGGCGCGGGGGTGGGGCGCTGGCGGCATGA